One genomic region from Oncorhynchus gorbuscha isolate QuinsamMale2020 ecotype Even-year linkage group LG13, OgorEven_v1.0, whole genome shotgun sequence encodes:
- the gpr137 gene encoding integral membrane protein GPR137, with product MEVPVTPILPSNSTLPTPFPLHPAVAPSVQLGFTILYTTLYGSLFLVVYVQLWLLFLYRHKRWSYQSGFLFLCLLWAALRTTLFSFYFHNALEANHLAPVFYWLLYCFPVCLQFFTLSLINLYFTQVLLKVREKYNPDTQPANGLCWARCFYTTLSGVFLCVNVVCAALGWNGDSGGAGTKTWSLVLIRVLVNDLLFIFEAVCLAALLLLLTRRSPSTSPYLHSKGTTVCQTAVLGAGVILLFASRACYNLAVLILSQNHRVESFDFDWYNISDQADLRSELGDRGYLAFGVILFIWELLPTSLLILIFRVRQPPQEDGCSMPNSNRVPRPYFFDDPAGEDADSGVPWVNSSHPHQSWYGSIKETTPLVFASNPLDQNQHHSFYSTPQN from the exons ATGGAAGTTCCAGTCACACCAATTCTACCCTCTAACTCCACCCTGCCAACACCTTTCCCTCTGCACCCGGCCGTGGCCCCATCAGTCCAGCTTGGATTTACCATCCTCTACACTACTCTCTACGGAAGTCTCTTCTTGGTAGTCTACGTTCAGCTCTGGCTCCTCTTTCTCTACCGACACAAGCGCTGGAGCTACCAGAGTGGGTTTCTGTTCCTCTGTCTTCTCTGGGCGGCTCTTCGTACCACCCTGTTCTCGTTCTACTTCCATAATGCCCTGGAAGCCAATCACCTGGCCCCAGTGTTTTACTGGCTCCTTTActgcttccctgtctgtctgcagttCTTCACCCTCAGTCTCATCAACCTCTACTTCACTCAG GTATTACTCAAAGTGAGAGAGAAGTACAACCCTGACACTCAACCCGCCAATGGACT ATGTTGGGCGCGGTGCTTCTACACCACCCTGAgtggtgtgttcctgtgtgtcaaCGTGGTGTGTGCTGCTCTCGGCTGGAACGGGGACAGTGGAGGAGCAGGAACTAAAACATGGAGTCTGGTTCTGATACGAGTGCTGGTCAACGACCTGCTTTTCATCTTTGAGGCTGTCTGTCTAGCTGCACTACTGCTTCTGTTAACccgacgctccccatccaccaGCCCTTACCTGCATAGTAAG GGAACAACAGTGTGCCAGACTGCAGTACTAGGAGCAGGTGTAATATTGCTCTTTGCTAGTCGAGCATGTTACAACCTGGCTGTTCTCATACTGTCCCAGAATCACAGAGTGGAGTCCTTTGACTTTGACTGGTACAATATCTCTGACCAG GCTGACCTGCGTAGTGAACTGGGAGACCGGGGTTACTTGGCATTCGGTGTAATTCTCTTCATATGGGAGCTgcttcccaccagcctcctcatcctcatcttcAGAGTCCGCCAACCGCCTCAAGAAGAT GGCTGTAGTATGCCCAACAGCAACAGAGTACCCCGGCCGTACTTCTTTGATGACCCAGCAGGGGAAGACGCTGACTCGGGTGTTCCTTGGGTCAACAGCTCACATCCACACCAAAG CTGGTATGGATCCATCAAGGAGACGACACCTCTCGTCTTTGCCAGTAACCCTCTGGACCAGAACCAACACCACTCCTTTTACTCTACGCCACAGAACTAA
- the LOC123993741 gene encoding E3 ubiquitin-protein ligase synoviolin-like, with protein MVRAGLVTATSLALTGAVIAHAYFLKHQFYPTVVYLTKSSPSMAVLYIQAFVLVFLLGKFMRKIFFGQLRAAEMEHLIERSWYAVTETCLAFTVFRDDFSPRFVGLFTLLLFIKCFHWLAEDRVDFMERSPNISWVFHFRVFSLMVLLGILDFLFVNHACHSIITRGASVQLVFGFEYAILMTMVLTTFIKYTLHTVHLQSDNPWDNKAVYMLYTELFTGFIKVLLYMAFMTIMIKVHTFPLFAIRPMYLAMRQFKKAVTDAIMSRRAIRNMNTLYPDATPEDLLASDNVCIICREEMVTGAKKLPCNHIFHSSCLRSWFQRQQTCPTCRMDVLRASNPNQPPTPAPAQPPAPAAPANAPVPGNVGPGMMPHFPPGLFPFWGPFPGAAPPAGAPGAPGATDAPGATEAAQAQGAGTSHSTGASAAPAPGGPMPGFPFPSFPPPPFPSAPWLTMPPPPPFVSSMPPPPPALSTMSEAELRELEQEGRRGLEARLQCLHNIHTLLDAAMLNIHHYLTTVATLTPPQSETSSAAGEASGSSPPSTSAETRENQENDSQSSTAAEPEAVNGATGFSQPDSTTLGDSEDQRDEEEGDGEEVGEDGEPNPSELRRRRLRKLETTPPPPDH; from the exons ATGGTGCGTGCAGGCCTGGTGACTGCCACCAGTCTGGCTCTGACTGGCGCTGTGATTGCCCATGCCTACTTTCTCAAACACCAGTTCTACCCCACTGTGGTCTACCTCACTAAGAGTAGCCCCAGTATGGCA GTGTTGTACATCCAGGCGTTTGTGTTGGTGTTCCTGTTGGGAAAGTTCATGCGTAAAATCTTCTTCGGACAGCTGAGAGCTGCGGAGATGGAG CATCTGATAGAGCGATCCTGGTATGCTGTCACAGAGACGTGTCTGGCCTTTACTGTGTTCAGGGATGACTTCTCTCCCCGCTTCGTAGGCCTCTTCACCCTGCTGCTCTTCATCAAGTGCTTCCACTGGCTGGCTGAGGACAGGGTGGACTTT ATGGAGAGAAGTCCTAATATATCCTGGGTCTTCCACTTCAGGGTGTTCT ctcTCATGGTGTTGCTgggaatcctggacttcctgtttGTTAACCATGCCTGTCACAGTATCATCACCCGAGGGGCCTCTGTCCAACTAGTCTTTGGATTTGAG TATGCCATCCTGATGACAATGGTGCTCACCACCTTCATCAAGTACACCCTCCACACTGTTCACCTCCAGAGTGACAACCCCTGGGACAACAAAGCAGTCTACATGCTCTACACCGAGCTCTTCACTG GTTTCATCAAGGTCCTCCTGTACATGGCGTTCATGACCATCATGATAAAGGTGCATACCTTCCCCCTATTCGCCATCCGGCCCATGTACCTGGCTATGAG GCAGTTCAAGAAAGCAGTAACAGATGCCATAATGTCACGGCGAGCCATCCGCAACATGAATACACT TTACCCAGATGCCACTCCTGAAGATCTGCTGGCTTCAGACAACGTGTGTATCATCTGTCGTGAAGAGATGGTGACTGGAGCCAAGAAACTTCCCTGCAATCATATCTTCCACTCTAG TTGCCTTCGCTCCTGGTTCCAGAGACAGCAGACGTGTCCTACATGTCGTATGGATGTCCTCCGGGCCTCTAACCCCAATCAGCCCCCCACCCCAGCGCCTGCCCAGCCCCCTGCCCCAGCAGCACCCGCCAACGCCCCTGTCCCTGGGAACG TTGGCCCTGGAATGATGCCCCACTTCCCCCCAGGGCTGTTTCCTTTCTGGGGGCCCTTCCCTGGAGCGGCTCCCCCTGCTGGTGCTCCCGGTGCCCCAGGGGCCACAGACGCCCCTGGGGCCACAGAGGCGGCTCAGGCTCAGGGCGCTG GTACCAGTCATTCCACAGGGGCCAGTGCTGCTCCTGCTCCAGGAGGCCCTATGCCTGGgttccccttcccctccttcccacCCCCACCGTTCCCCTCAGCTCCGTGGCTGACTatgccaccacctccaccatTTG TGTCATCCATGCCCCCTCCTCCCCCGGCCCTGTCCACCATGTCAGAGGCTGAGCTGAGGGAGCTGGAGCAGGAGGGCCGTAGAGGCCTGGAGGCCAGACTGCAGTGTCTCCACAACATCCACACTCTACTGGACGCTGCCATGCTCAACATCCACCACTACCTCACTACCGTCGCCACGCTCAC TCCTCCTCAGTCAGAAACCAGCAGCGCTGCTGGCGAGGCCAGCggatcatctcctccctccactagTGCAGAAACCCGGGAGAACCAGGAGAATGACTCTCAGAGCAGTACAG CCGCTGAACCTGAAGCTGTGAATGGGGCCACAGGTTTCTCCCAGCCAGACTCTACCACGTTGGGCGACAGTGAAGACCAGCGGGATGaagaggaaggagatggagaggaagtcGGCGAAGACGGAGAGCCCAACCCTTCAGAGCTGAGGCGCCGTCGTCTCCGCAAACTCGAGACCACACCCCCTCCTCCTGACCACTGA